The following proteins are encoded in a genomic region of Catenulispora sp. GP43:
- a CDS encoding TetR family transcriptional regulator, translating to MTAPAKRPGRRPGSADTRGQILDAARAEFASRGYEKATVRGIARAAGVDSALVHHYFGSKERVFVAALEFPVDPAVVLEQVAGDPAGIGERLARFVVGLWEVPQARERLLAVLRTIASNEDMAALVRGFARPRLVVPLAARVGGPDAEARVEMALAQIIGLAVARYVIGVEPVASLGSEELVALLAPALQRFLG from the coding sequence ATGACCGCCCCCGCCAAGCGCCCGGGTCGCCGGCCCGGGTCGGCCGACACCCGCGGCCAGATCCTGGACGCGGCGCGCGCCGAGTTCGCTTCGCGGGGCTATGAGAAGGCGACGGTGCGGGGGATCGCGCGGGCCGCCGGGGTGGATTCGGCGCTGGTGCACCACTACTTCGGGTCGAAGGAGCGGGTGTTCGTCGCGGCGTTGGAGTTCCCGGTGGATCCGGCGGTGGTGCTGGAGCAGGTGGCTGGGGATCCGGCGGGGATCGGTGAGCGGCTGGCGCGGTTCGTGGTGGGGTTGTGGGAGGTGCCGCAGGCGCGGGAGCGGTTGTTGGCGGTGTTGCGGACGATCGCTTCGAACGAGGACATGGCGGCCCTGGTGCGCGGGTTCGCCCGGCCGCGGCTGGTGGTGCCGTTGGCGGCGCGGGTCGGTGGGCCCGATGCCGAGGCGCGGGTGGAGATGGCGTTGGCGCAGATCATCGGGCTGGCGGTGGCGCGGTATGTGATCGGGGTGGAGCCGGTGGCTTCGCTGGGTTCTGAGGAGTTGGTGGCGTTGTTGGCGCCGGCTTTGCAGCGGTTCTTGGGCTGA
- a CDS encoding NUDIX hydrolase: protein MIRSPFEQRPLDAAVADAENATLEFDHARAWFGAALVGTVEPLGAEVWVLDPALEQIVLVRNPVRGLVPPGGKVEPGECPRDGAARELAEETGLRPQLLETPAAVAVRSFHPDLPVTLSLSYAAIGDPEQPLIPEPGQPAIWMRLDQNWDSCFPDDVLRIRQYVKLLRSGSNAW, encoded by the coding sequence ATGATCCGTAGCCCGTTCGAACAACGTCCGCTCGACGCCGCCGTCGCCGACGCCGAGAACGCGACGCTGGAGTTCGACCACGCCAGGGCCTGGTTCGGCGCCGCACTGGTCGGCACCGTAGAACCGCTGGGCGCCGAGGTGTGGGTCCTGGACCCGGCCCTGGAACAGATCGTGCTGGTCAGGAACCCAGTACGCGGGCTGGTCCCACCCGGTGGCAAGGTCGAACCCGGAGAGTGCCCGCGCGACGGCGCGGCCCGGGAACTCGCCGAGGAGACCGGGCTGCGGCCGCAGTTGCTGGAGACCCCCGCCGCCGTGGCGGTGCGATCGTTCCACCCCGATTTGCCGGTGACGCTGTCCCTGTCCTACGCCGCCATCGGCGACCCGGAACAACCGCTGATCCCAGAGCCCGGACAGCCCGCGATCTGGATGCGGCTCGACCAGAACTGGGACAGCTGCTTCCCCGACGACGTGCTACGCATCCGACAATACGTAAAGCTCCTGAGATCAGGTTCCAACGCCTGGTAA
- a CDS encoding MFS transporter, giving the protein MSSTDQIADAPPSSAADVVPGPRLIGRRVGNKTALLVIACVAQFMVVLDVSIVNVALPAMRGALDLSPTGVQWVVNAYALGFAGLLLFGGRAADLFGAKPVFLTGLIGFTAASLAGGMADTGSLLIAARSVQGLAGAVLAPATMTLIMTTFTDPRERTKALGAWSATMAAGGAMGAVVGGMLTQWVSWRWVLFVNVPIGAVLILAAVPLIARTRGRGATLRTLDLPGAITVTLGLTGIVYGVVTTDTHSWGSAAVLAPMVAGAVLLALFVLLEARSKHALVPLRVFRNRSLAVADVAALLIGAGMFAMWFYVSLYLQQVLGFDALQAGFAFVPGSAMIVLGTMLATRALPKIGTRPLLLVGPLVAAIGLAWLSRFPADGSYTADVLGPLMLLTFGMGLAMTPLAVAGTAGMPRHEAGLASGLINTSRQVGGAIGLAALSTISAHVAAGHGGSPKAALAAGFGGAMIGAAISLAAAGAVAALLPRRGSAPAKA; this is encoded by the coding sequence TTGTCTTCGACCGACCAGATAGCCGACGCGCCGCCGTCCTCAGCGGCCGACGTCGTGCCGGGCCCGCGCCTGATCGGCCGGCGCGTCGGCAACAAGACGGCGCTGCTGGTCATCGCCTGTGTCGCCCAGTTCATGGTGGTGCTGGACGTCAGCATCGTGAACGTCGCGCTGCCGGCCATGCGCGGCGCGCTGGACCTGTCGCCCACCGGCGTGCAGTGGGTCGTCAACGCCTACGCGCTCGGCTTCGCCGGGCTGCTGTTGTTCGGCGGGCGCGCCGCCGACCTGTTCGGCGCCAAGCCGGTGTTCCTCACCGGCCTGATCGGCTTCACCGCCGCGAGCCTGGCCGGCGGCATGGCCGACACCGGCAGCCTGCTCATCGCGGCCCGCTCGGTGCAGGGCCTGGCCGGCGCCGTGCTCGCCCCGGCGACCATGACGCTGATCATGACCACCTTCACCGACCCGCGCGAGCGGACCAAGGCCCTGGGCGCGTGGAGCGCGACCATGGCGGCCGGCGGCGCGATGGGCGCCGTCGTCGGCGGCATGCTCACGCAGTGGGTGAGCTGGCGCTGGGTGCTGTTCGTGAACGTGCCGATCGGCGCGGTGCTGATCCTGGCCGCCGTGCCGCTGATCGCCCGGACCCGGGGCCGCGGCGCCACGCTGCGCACCCTGGACCTGCCCGGCGCGATCACCGTCACCCTCGGTCTGACCGGGATCGTCTACGGCGTGGTCACCACTGACACGCACAGCTGGGGCTCGGCCGCGGTGCTCGCCCCGATGGTCGCCGGCGCGGTGTTGCTGGCGCTGTTCGTCCTGCTGGAGGCCCGCAGTAAGCACGCGCTGGTGCCGCTGCGGGTGTTCCGGAACCGCTCGCTGGCCGTGGCCGACGTCGCCGCGCTGCTGATCGGCGCCGGCATGTTCGCCATGTGGTTCTACGTCAGCCTCTACCTGCAGCAGGTGCTCGGGTTCGACGCGCTGCAGGCCGGGTTCGCCTTCGTGCCCGGCTCGGCGATGATCGTGCTGGGGACCATGCTGGCCACCCGGGCACTGCCGAAGATCGGCACCCGTCCGCTGCTGCTGGTCGGCCCGCTGGTCGCCGCGATCGGCCTGGCCTGGCTCTCACGCTTCCCGGCCGACGGCTCCTACACCGCCGACGTCCTGGGCCCGCTGATGCTGCTCACCTTCGGCATGGGCCTGGCCATGACACCGCTGGCGGTCGCCGGCACCGCCGGCATGCCCCGGCACGAGGCGGGCCTGGCCTCCGGCCTGATCAACACCTCCCGCCAGGTCGGCGGCGCCATCGGCCTGGCCGCCCTGTCGACGATCTCCGCGCACGTCGCCGCCGGCCACGGCGGCAGCCCCAAGGCCGCGCTGGCCGCCGGCTTCGGCGGCGCGATGATCGGCGCGGCGATCTCGCTGGCCGCCGCCGGCGCGGTGGCAGCGCTGCTGCCGCGGCGGGGGAGCGCGCCGGCCAAGGCGTAG
- a CDS encoding TetR/AcrR family transcriptional regulator: METGAGAREHSAPDTPQSDPPQLGLRERKKQRTRMAIHEAAMTLFAERGYDHVTMAEIARAADVAPATVFTHYASKEDLVYELRHVANDRLSTALRSRAPQVGVLAAVKEWQQEMYEYYVQSPKQVERSRTFSRLLRENPTLWTRSVGFMYERQNLLVELMVERYPQTDPFVLEVAAAQIAGAVQAAQVQYQGDLAAGMGKDELLARAAARSEQVYEQLARGLADVL; this comes from the coding sequence ATGGAGACCGGAGCAGGAGCACGCGAGCACAGCGCGCCCGACACGCCGCAAAGCGACCCCCCGCAGCTGGGCCTGCGCGAGCGCAAGAAGCAGCGCACCCGCATGGCGATCCACGAGGCGGCGATGACCCTGTTCGCCGAGCGCGGCTACGACCACGTCACGATGGCCGAGATCGCCCGCGCCGCCGACGTCGCCCCGGCCACGGTGTTCACGCACTACGCCTCGAAGGAGGACCTGGTCTACGAGCTGCGGCACGTGGCCAACGACCGGCTGAGCACCGCGTTGCGCTCGCGGGCCCCGCAGGTCGGCGTGCTGGCCGCGGTGAAGGAATGGCAGCAGGAGATGTACGAGTACTACGTCCAGTCGCCCAAGCAGGTGGAGCGGTCTCGGACGTTCTCAAGGCTGCTGCGGGAGAACCCGACGCTGTGGACGCGCTCGGTGGGGTTCATGTACGAACGGCAGAACCTGCTCGTCGAGCTGATGGTCGAGCGCTACCCGCAGACCGACCCCTTTGTGCTGGAGGTCGCGGCGGCGCAGATCGCCGGCGCCGTGCAGGCGGCGCAGGTGCAGTACCAGGGGGACCTGGCGGCGGGGATGGGCAAGGACGAGCTGCTGGCGCGCGCCGCCGCGCGGTCGGAGCAGGTGTACGAGCAGTTGGCGCGGGGGCTGGCGGACGTGTTGTAG
- a CDS encoding SigE family RNA polymerase sigma factor yields the protein MDRSDAGFSEFVAGSVNRLTRFAELLTGDPHRAADLVQESLERAYIRWPKAQVEDPHAYVRQIIVNQYRNWWRRRRDREVLSERPPDTGVSDDHAVRLAQSDLLRRALATLTARERAVVVLRFYSDLDVAAIAAETGIASGTVKSTLSRAMTRLRAFPGFDESLTGRER from the coding sequence GTGGATCGGTCAGACGCGGGCTTCTCCGAGTTCGTGGCAGGCAGCGTCAATCGTCTGACACGCTTCGCGGAGCTCCTCACCGGCGACCCGCACCGGGCCGCGGACCTGGTGCAGGAGTCCCTGGAGCGGGCTTACATCCGCTGGCCCAAGGCCCAGGTCGAGGATCCGCATGCCTACGTCCGGCAGATCATCGTCAATCAGTACCGGAACTGGTGGCGGCGACGCCGGGACCGGGAGGTGCTCAGCGAGCGGCCCCCGGACACCGGGGTCAGCGACGACCACGCCGTGCGGCTGGCGCAGAGCGACCTGCTGCGCCGGGCGCTGGCGACGTTGACGGCGCGCGAGCGCGCGGTCGTGGTCCTGCGCTTCTACTCCGATCTGGACGTCGCGGCGATCGCGGCCGAGACCGGCATCGCGTCGGGCACCGTGAAGAGCACCCTGTCCCGGGCCATGACGCGGCTGCGCGCGTTCCCGGGCTTTGATGAGTCCCTCACCGGGCGGGAAAGGTAG
- a CDS encoding family 16 glycosylhydrolase — translation MTTTAVALVGLAATTASASPWHHSRYEAAGSARHHPPAPSSSPSSTPTAPPTQPAQPSSSASSSVPSTPAAPSTSTTSTTSTTSAPAPSSSSTTSAPASAGPLGISGSWRNVFSDSFANDSALDTTKWSTGWNASGITRPPNWSEDDCYDPAQVSVTGGTLNLTAIQKAVNCGQAKDYTSGLVNTNGKFNFTYGAMEARIYLPAGSDGKIANWPAFWADGQNWPTDGETDVMEGLTGDACYHFHSTAGGPGGCASGNYTGWHTYGADWEPGSVTYYYDGVKVGQITTGITSVPQYLILNNAVGGYGGTTLAPSTMKVDYVKVWQH, via the coding sequence GTGACCACCACCGCCGTGGCCCTCGTGGGCCTGGCCGCCACGACCGCCTCGGCCTCGCCGTGGCACCACTCGCGGTACGAGGCCGCCGGGAGCGCGCGGCACCACCCGCCGGCACCTTCGTCGTCGCCAAGCTCCACCCCGACCGCGCCGCCCACACAACCCGCACAGCCCTCGTCGTCCGCGTCCTCCTCCGTGCCGTCGACGCCCGCGGCCCCGTCGACGAGCACGACGAGCACGACGAGCACGACCTCCGCTCCGGCTCCCAGCTCCTCGAGCACGACCAGCGCGCCGGCGTCCGCCGGGCCCCTGGGCATCTCCGGCAGCTGGCGCAACGTCTTCAGCGACTCCTTCGCCAACGACTCGGCCCTGGACACCACCAAGTGGTCCACCGGCTGGAACGCCTCGGGCATCACGCGGCCGCCGAACTGGTCCGAGGACGACTGCTACGACCCGGCGCAGGTCTCGGTGACCGGCGGCACGCTCAACCTCACGGCGATCCAGAAGGCCGTGAACTGCGGGCAGGCCAAGGACTACACCTCGGGCCTGGTCAACACCAACGGCAAGTTCAACTTCACCTACGGCGCCATGGAGGCCCGGATCTACCTCCCGGCCGGGTCCGACGGCAAGATCGCGAACTGGCCGGCGTTCTGGGCCGACGGCCAGAACTGGCCGACCGACGGCGAGACCGACGTGATGGAAGGCCTGACCGGCGACGCCTGCTACCACTTCCACTCGACCGCCGGCGGCCCCGGCGGCTGCGCCAGCGGCAACTACACCGGCTGGCACACCTACGGCGCCGACTGGGAGCCGGGTTCGGTGACGTACTACTACGACGGCGTCAAGGTCGGCCAGATCACCACCGGTATCACCTCCGTGCCGCAGTACCTGATCCTCAACAACGCCGTCGGCGGCTACGGCGGCACCACCCTGGCCCCGTCGACCATGAAGGTCGACTACGTCAAGGTGTGGCAGCACTGA
- a CDS encoding ABC transporter ATP-binding protein → MMNYAVDVRDLRVVRGGQVVLHDVSAQVETGSVTGLLGPSGCGKTTLLRSVVGVQKVAGGTVQVLGSPAGSPVLRDRIGYVTQAPSVYGDLSVMENLRYFAAVLGAPREDPERVIAAVGLAGKEKARADRLSGGQRARVSLAAALLGTPKVLVLDEPTVGLDPVLRAELWGLFHRLAAGDDPVTFLISSHVMDEASRCTRLLLMREGRILASDTPEGLLARTGAGDVEGAFLRLVGAAS, encoded by the coding sequence ATGATGAATTACGCCGTCGACGTCCGCGACCTGCGCGTTGTCCGGGGCGGGCAGGTGGTGCTCCACGACGTGAGCGCCCAGGTGGAAACCGGGTCGGTCACCGGGCTGCTGGGGCCGTCCGGGTGCGGCAAGACGACGCTGCTGCGTTCCGTGGTCGGCGTGCAGAAGGTGGCCGGCGGCACCGTGCAGGTGCTGGGCTCCCCCGCCGGCAGCCCGGTGCTGCGCGACCGCATCGGCTACGTGACTCAGGCCCCGTCGGTGTACGGGGATCTGTCGGTGATGGAGAACCTGCGGTACTTCGCGGCGGTGCTCGGGGCGCCGCGTGAGGATCCCGAACGGGTGATCGCGGCGGTGGGGCTGGCGGGCAAGGAGAAGGCGCGCGCCGATCGCCTGTCCGGCGGGCAGCGGGCGCGGGTGTCGCTGGCGGCCGCGTTGTTGGGGACGCCGAAGGTGCTGGTGCTCGATGAGCCGACGGTGGGGCTGGATCCGGTGTTGCGGGCCGAGTTGTGGGGGTTGTTCCATCGGCTGGCGGCCGGTGATGATCCGGTGACGTTCCTGATCTCCAGTCATGTCATGGACGAGGCGTCGCGGTGTACCCGGTTGTTGCTCATGCGCGAGGGGCGCATCCTGGCCTCCGACACGCCGGAGGGGTTGCTGGCCCGGACCGGGGCCGGCGATGTCGAGGGTGCGTTCCTGCGGTTGGTGGGGGCGGCGTCATGA
- a CDS encoding ABC transporter permease — translation MSVRRTTATARRVLEQLLHDPRTIALMLVVPCVLITLLKWVFDSSPHVFQSIGAALLGIFPFIVMFLVTSVGMLRERTGGTLERLLTMPLAKGDLLGGYALAFGAVALVQALLVSALTIGPLGLSVAGPAWAVVLVAVFDALLGTALGLFTSAFARTEFQAVQFLPAFVLPQLLLCGLFTPRDQMQPVLRWVSDVMPLSYAVDAMDKITKQSAVSGAVIADMAIIAGAGVLALALGAVTLRRRTE, via the coding sequence ATGAGCGTGCGACGTACTACCGCGACGGCGCGGCGGGTTCTGGAGCAGTTGCTGCACGATCCGCGGACGATCGCGTTGATGCTGGTCGTGCCGTGCGTTCTGATCACGTTGCTGAAGTGGGTGTTCGATTCCTCGCCGCATGTCTTCCAGTCGATCGGCGCCGCGTTGCTGGGCATCTTCCCGTTCATCGTCATGTTCCTGGTGACCTCCGTGGGGATGCTGCGGGAGCGGACCGGCGGGACGCTGGAGCGGCTGTTGACGATGCCGCTGGCCAAGGGCGACCTGCTGGGCGGCTACGCGTTGGCGTTCGGGGCGGTGGCACTGGTGCAGGCGCTGCTGGTGTCGGCGCTGACCATCGGGCCGCTGGGGCTGTCGGTGGCCGGGCCCGCGTGGGCGGTGGTGCTGGTGGCGGTGTTCGACGCGCTGCTGGGGACGGCGTTGGGGCTGTTCACGAGCGCGTTCGCGCGGACCGAGTTCCAGGCGGTGCAGTTCCTGCCGGCGTTCGTGCTGCCGCAGTTGCTGCTGTGCGGGCTGTTCACGCCGCGCGATCAGATGCAGCCGGTGCTGCGGTGGGTGTCGGACGTGATGCCGTTGTCGTACGCGGTGGACGCCATGGACAAGATCACGAAGCAGTCGGCGGTGTCCGGCGCGGTGATCGCCGACATGGCTATCATCGCCGGTGCCGGGGTGCTCGCGCTGGCGCTGGGTGCCGTGACGCTTCGTCGACGGACGGAGTGA
- a CDS encoding HAD family hydrolase, translating to MGGALLVLWDIDQTLIKTDGVGTEAYSEAVLETIGSPWRGDMTFNGLTERAMAARVLRMHDIEPDPALLTLFLANLERSLLARAEAIKARGYALTGARAALEALGGEPGARQSVLTGNFRTVAEMKLRAFDLHSWIDFAIGAYGDDEVERNALIPHAWRRAEARYGRVYDAAQTVILGDTVRDVEAALAHGAAVVAVASGTTAAADLRDAGAEVVIADLGDTAGVLTAIGRATEAAGRSA from the coding sequence GTGGGCGGGGCACTGCTGGTGCTGTGGGATATCGACCAGACGCTGATCAAGACCGACGGTGTGGGCACCGAGGCGTACTCCGAGGCGGTGCTGGAGACCATCGGCAGCCCGTGGCGCGGCGACATGACGTTCAACGGTCTCACCGAGCGTGCCATGGCCGCGCGCGTCCTGCGCATGCACGACATCGAGCCGGACCCGGCGCTGCTCACGTTGTTCCTGGCGAACCTCGAGCGGTCGCTGCTCGCGCGCGCCGAGGCCATCAAGGCCCGCGGCTACGCCCTGACCGGGGCCCGGGCCGCGTTGGAGGCGCTCGGCGGTGAGCCCGGCGCCCGGCAGTCGGTGCTGACGGGGAACTTCCGCACGGTCGCGGAGATGAAGCTGCGGGCCTTCGATCTGCACTCATGGATCGACTTCGCAATCGGTGCCTACGGCGATGACGAAGTCGAACGCAACGCTCTGATCCCGCATGCCTGGCGGCGGGCCGAGGCCCGGTACGGGCGGGTCTACGATGCGGCGCAGACGGTGATCCTGGGAGACACCGTGCGCGATGTCGAAGCCGCTCTGGCGCACGGTGCCGCGGTGGTCGCCGTCGCCAGTGGGACCACGGCGGCCGCGGATCTGCGCGACGCCGGCGCCGAGGTGGTGATCGCCGACCTCGGCGATACCGCGGGGGTGCTGACGGCGATCGGGCGGGCGACGGAGGCAGCCGGCCGCAGCGCGTGA
- a CDS encoding DUF3224 domain-containing protein, whose translation MRTEGTFSVTSFAPAAVEPSLDIVTGTPTGVATMEKAFEGGIAGRSATLFTSAYDQERGTGTYLALESFAGTFDGRGGTFNFVHSATTAGADRSDEYFLIVPGSGTGELAGITGTGSIEIDADGTHRIWFDYAISPGQVGAAEG comes from the coding sequence ATGAGAACCGAGGGAACGTTCAGTGTGACGTCGTTCGCGCCGGCCGCCGTCGAGCCGTCGCTGGACATCGTGACGGGCACCCCGACGGGGGTCGCGACCATGGAGAAGGCGTTCGAGGGTGGGATCGCGGGGCGTTCGGCCACGTTGTTCACCTCGGCGTATGACCAGGAGCGGGGTACGGGCACCTACCTGGCGTTGGAGTCGTTCGCCGGGACGTTCGACGGGCGTGGCGGCACCTTCAACTTCGTGCACTCCGCGACGACGGCCGGGGCGGACCGCTCGGACGAGTACTTCCTGATCGTGCCCGGCAGCGGTACCGGTGAGCTGGCGGGCATCACCGGTACCGGCAGCATCGAGATCGACGCGGATGGTACGCACCGCATCTGGTTCGACTACGCCATCAGCCCCGGACAGGTCGGCGCCGCCGAAGGCTGA
- the argS gene encoding arginine--tRNA ligase yields the protein MAKALSEILADDVRAALTAVLGDAARDADPLIRPSDHADFQANGVLPLAKAVKGNPRELATKVAAALAPAGAAGVDSADASGQPAAAPHVPTSGVIAAVEVAGPGFLNLTLTDAALAGQAAERLGDPRLGVAPTAVGQTTVIDYSQPNIAKEMHVGHLRSTVIGDALVRMLEFDGRTVVRQNHLGDWGTQFGMLIQYLVEHPEARPAEAEHSGQAAISWLTALYRDARAHFEADAQFADRARKRVVTLQGGDEESLAAWREMVAESKRYFEDVYSRLDVRLVDADAVGESFYNPYLAEVAADLEQRGVAVWSEGALCVFFDDIKGPDGDPVPLIVRKSDGGFGYAATDLAAIRYRVDTLKADQILYVVDSRQALHFRMVFETARRAGYLPEGVEAVHVQFGSVLGTDGKPFKTRAGKTIRLIELLDSAVDHAVATVQEKNPDLDADAARTEAKIVGIGAVKYADLSTSRTKDYVFDLDRMVSLHGNTSVYLQYAHARIHSILRKLPAGTAARVHPDLELEPAERKLALHLDDLGATLATVTENFEPHRLASYLYALAQTFSDFYENCPVLKAPTDAVRENRAALVRLTGETLKLGLALLGIAAPEQL from the coding sequence ATGGCCAAGGCACTGTCGGAGATCCTGGCGGACGACGTCCGCGCCGCGCTGACCGCGGTGCTGGGGGACGCGGCGCGCGACGCCGACCCGCTGATCCGCCCCTCCGACCACGCCGACTTCCAGGCCAACGGGGTGCTGCCGCTGGCCAAGGCCGTGAAGGGCAACCCGCGCGAACTCGCCACGAAGGTCGCCGCCGCACTGGCCCCGGCCGGCGCGGCTGGCGTGGACAGCGCGGATGCCTCCGGCCAGCCCGCGGCCGCCCCGCACGTCCCGACCTCCGGCGTGATCGCCGCCGTCGAGGTCGCCGGCCCCGGCTTCCTCAACCTCACCCTCACCGACGCCGCCCTGGCCGGCCAGGCCGCCGAGCGCCTCGGCGACCCGCGCCTGGGCGTGGCGCCCACCGCGGTCGGGCAGACCACCGTCATCGACTACTCCCAGCCGAACATCGCCAAGGAGATGCACGTCGGCCACCTGCGCTCGACCGTCATCGGCGACGCGCTGGTCCGCATGCTGGAGTTCGACGGCCGCACCGTGGTGCGCCAGAACCACCTCGGCGACTGGGGCACCCAGTTCGGCATGCTCATCCAGTACCTGGTCGAGCACCCCGAGGCCCGCCCGGCCGAGGCCGAGCACTCCGGTCAGGCCGCCATCTCCTGGCTGACCGCCCTGTACCGCGACGCCCGGGCGCACTTCGAGGCCGACGCCCAGTTCGCCGACCGGGCCCGCAAGCGCGTGGTGACCCTGCAGGGCGGCGACGAGGAGTCGCTGGCGGCCTGGCGCGAGATGGTCGCGGAGTCCAAGCGCTACTTCGAGGACGTCTACTCCCGCCTGGACGTGCGCCTGGTCGACGCCGACGCGGTCGGCGAGAGCTTCTACAACCCCTACCTCGCCGAGGTCGCCGCCGACCTGGAACAGCGGGGCGTGGCGGTGTGGAGCGAGGGCGCGCTGTGCGTGTTCTTCGACGACATCAAGGGCCCCGACGGCGACCCGGTCCCGCTGATCGTGCGCAAGAGCGACGGCGGCTTCGGCTACGCCGCCACCGACCTGGCCGCGATCCGCTACCGCGTCGACACCCTGAAGGCCGACCAGATCCTCTACGTCGTCGACAGCCGCCAGGCACTGCACTTCCGCATGGTGTTCGAGACCGCACGCCGCGCCGGCTACCTGCCCGAAGGCGTCGAGGCGGTCCACGTGCAGTTCGGCTCGGTCCTGGGGACCGACGGCAAGCCGTTCAAGACCCGCGCCGGCAAGACCATCCGCCTCATCGAACTGCTCGACAGCGCCGTCGACCACGCCGTGGCCACCGTCCAGGAGAAGAATCCGGACCTGGACGCCGACGCCGCGCGCACCGAGGCGAAGATCGTCGGCATCGGCGCGGTGAAGTACGCGGACCTGTCGACCTCCCGCACCAAGGACTACGTCTTCGACCTGGACCGTATGGTCTCCCTGCACGGGAACACCAGCGTCTACCTGCAATACGCGCACGCCCGGATCCACTCGATCCTGCGCAAGCTGCCCGCGGGCACCGCCGCCCGCGTGCACCCGGACCTGGAACTGGAGCCGGCCGAGCGCAAGCTGGCACTGCACCTGGACGACCTCGGGGCGACGCTGGCCACGGTCACGGAGAACTTCGAGCCGCACCGCCTGGCGTCGTACCTGTACGCGCTGGCGCAGACGTTCTCGGACTTCTACGAGAACTGCCCGGTCCTCAAGGCACCGACCGACGCGGTGCGGGAGAACCGCGCCGCGCTGGTGCGGCTGACCGGCGAGACGCTGAAGCTGGGGCTGGCGCTGCTGGGGATCGCCGCGCCGGAGCAGCTGTGA